The Onychomys torridus chromosome 4, mOncTor1.1, whole genome shotgun sequence genome includes a window with the following:
- the LOC118581501 gene encoding protein WFDC9-like — protein MRLQTLLLTVSTLGIVMFLHVLGRLKDNIKEINQCWIQPPKTFCGLRCTRVLRCLRPNHTCCWTYCGNICLDNEEPFKTLMKL, from the exons ATGAGGCTCCAGACGCTCCTCCTCACTGTGTCCACTCTCGGAATTGTGATGTTTCTGCATGTTCTGGGAAGACTTAAGG ATAACATCAAAGAAATCAACCAGTGCTGGATACAGCCTCCAAAAACATTCTGTGGATTAAGGTGCACGAGGGTGCTGAGATGTTTGAGACCAAACCATACATGCTGCTGGACGTACTGCGGAAACATTTGCTTGGACAATGA agaacccttCAAAACACTGATGAAACTCTAG